The genomic segment CTGATTTTTTTCTCCGGTCATCATCTTTCTGTTACGATACGTTAAGTCAAAGTCAGGTAAGAACTCAGCCATTGACATTTTCTTTGCCCACTTGCTTTTTGAAACTGATGCATTTTGCTGTTTGATTTCGATATTATTTTCAATTACTAATTTTTTTATTTCATCCCAGCTGTTTTTTACCTGCGGACTTGGCATCAAATCTTCGGGTTCGCCTAACTCACTGCTTACATCTTTACCTATGATAGAATTTATTTCTGCTTTAATAGTTTCTTTTTCCTTTTCCATTGTTATAATCATGTTAAACATTTTAGATGTCTCAACCTGCGCTCGCAAAACATCACCCTGAGTCGCTTTACCGACAACGTATTTTGATTCGGCAACCTTACTGAAACCGTCCATAATTTTAGCAGTTTGTTTGTATGTTTCAATTGATTTGCTAACATAAAAATACATTGCATAGCTTATTTTCAATTCCGACAAAACCTTTAATTCAGTTCCTTTATATTCCCATTCACTTTTTTCTGCTTCATATTTTGCAATTTTTCCTTTTATTGAAAGTTTACCGGGAAAAGGAACCATTTGGGTTACCCCGACCATTTTTTCTTCTGCATCGTTTATGTTAAAATTATTTTTAGGCATTCTTTCCCAATCAAAAAATAACTGCGGATTTTCATAACTTCTATCCTGCCAGATTCTTGATTTAGATGCGTTCCAACTTTCCTTTGCAGCAATAATTTCAGGATTATTCTGTCTTGCTTCATTCACTAGAGAATCTAATGTTATAACATTTTGAGGTTCTGAAAATAGAACAATAAAAAAACCGTGGGATAGCAATCCCACCGCTACAAAAAATCTAATAAATGAACCTGTTATTATTCGCATTTTCCGCAAAAACATTTTTCATCCCCCATTCTCTTACATTTGCTGCATAATTCTTCACTAACAACTGAAAAAAATATTTTTTGCTGGTCGGGATCTAATATTTTTTTTATATTCAACATATATTGAACAGTCACTCTCTGTTGTTTAGATTGATTTACATTTATTCTATTAAGACAATTTAAAATTGTTTTATTATTTAAATCCTTAGAAGTTTGAATAAGTATATTTAGTTGTTCTCGCTCTCCTTGTAATTCGTTACAAAGTAATTTTATATCCGCATTATATTGCATTTCCAACAGATTGAATTCTTTAAGTTGTTCTTGAGAAAGATTTAGTTTTTTTGTCAATGATTGAATTTCTGTAGCATGGCAAACTTTTCTTGCAATATAAAGACCTGCAGTAAAAACCACTGCTATTATGATGATAGATAAAATCACTTTTCCTATTTTCATTGTTTAATCCCCTTAAAAATAAAATCACTAAATGAATCTATACCTTTTATCGAAAATATTTTTGTTTGTTCGTCCGATGGATGGTATAGTTTCCCCTTCGCTGTAAAAACACCGATAATTAAGCCAATGATAAAAATTGACGGAACGAACTTCAATAATGCATAATAAGAAAATCTTTTCTCTCTTTTATCAACCGCTTTCCAGAAATTTCTTCTGAAATTTTCTGATGGTTCAATTTCTTTGATATTTTTAAGTAAAACATCTATTCTATCCATGTTACACCTCCACTAATATAAACACTTGAACCCTGAAAAACTTGCGGGCAATAAGTTAGATTGCTTCGTTGCCCCGCTAAACGGGGTTCCTCGCAATGACTATACTCCCTTTGTCATTGCGAACCAAAGGTGAAGCAATCTCATAAATTTTAGAATTATTATATAACGGTTTGATTATACAAATAATTGATTAAAATAAGGTTAAATTAAAATTAGAGGTTTTTAATCTTTTTACGAAGGTTGCTCTTTGCTCTGAAAATGAGGGATTCCACAGAAGGTATGCTTTTTTGAAGTATTTCAGATATTTCCTGGTATGACTTATTCTCATAAAAAGAAAGTATAACCGCAGATTTTTGTAAAGATGGTAATTGAGAAAGTGCAATTCTTACTTTTTTTGTAGTTTCTTCTTCTTCAAGTATTTGCTGCGAGTCCTTTTGTTTTAAATCAGGGAACTGTACAGGAAAATCGTCTTC from the Elusimicrobiota bacterium genome contains:
- a CDS encoding TolC family protein; the encoded protein is MFLRKMRIITGSFIRFFVAVGLLSHGFFIVLFSEPQNVITLDSLVNEARQNNPEIIAAKESWNASKSRIWQDRSYENPQLFFDWERMPKNNFNINDAEEKMVGVTQMVPFPGKLSIKGKIAKYEAEKSEWEYKGTELKVLSELKISYAMYFYVSKSIETYKQTAKIMDGFSKVAESKYVVGKATQGDVLRAQVETSKMFNMIITMEKEKETIKAEINSIIGKDVSSELGEPEDLMPSPQVKNSWDEIKKLVIENNIEIKQQNASVSKSKWAKKMSMAEFLPDFDLTYRNRKMMTGEKNQDFMVGFTVPLWFWKPALGVKEMSDELKMADSEKKGTELMTVYQAKDFYVKLKTAERLIELYRSSVLPQAEQLLRITESSYRSDKDDFLNLLDSVRTLLDFRLEYYKYIAEYYQNLAVLEKIIGSKLED